A single region of the Gossypium arboreum isolate Shixiya-1 chromosome 12, ASM2569848v2, whole genome shotgun sequence genome encodes:
- the LOC108478320 gene encoding uncharacterized protein LOC108478320 → MSYPDHAPPPPPPFPAALKPPLPLYKQRSWSPDIIRNEAWLRRKGKSKNRRSKSVTDEDLDELRACIELGFGFDSLEIDQRLSNTLPALGLYQAVNKNYNHTISKYASSPSAASDCDSISSAIGSPHAIFGPGDKPQIVKTKLRQWAQVVACSVRQSS, encoded by the exons ATGTCCTATCCTGATCATGCGCCGCCACCTCCTCCTCCCTTTCCAGCAGCACTGAAACCACCGCTTCCGCTTTATAAGCAGCGATCCTGGTCACCCGACATCATCCGTAACGAAGCATGGCTTAGAAGAAAAGGAAAGAGCAAGAACCGGCGAAGCAAGAGTGTAACAGACGAAGACCTTGATGAACTCAGGGCTTGTATTGAGTTAGGATTTGGGTTTGATTCCCTAGAGATAGATCAACGCTTGTCGAATACTTTGCCAGCTCTTGGTCTTTACCAAGCAGTTAACAAGAACTACAACCACACCATCTCAAAGTATGCCTCGTCTCCTTCGGCTGCATCGGATTGTGATAGCATTTCATCAGCTATAGGTAGCCCCCACGCCATCTTTGGCCCTG GTGATAAACCACAGATAGTGAAGACAAAGCTGAGGCAATGGGCGCAGGTGGTTGCTTGTTCCGTGAGGCAAAGTTCATGA